The window CGGTCAATGTGTCGCCGCTGCAGTTCCGCAATCCGAGGTTTTCGGAGGCGGCTCTCCAGATCATCCGGGAGGCGGGCGCCGATCCCAGCCGAATCGAGCTGGAGATCACCGAAAGCGCAGCCATGGCCGACCCGTCCCACGCCGCCCGGGAGCTGGCGCCGCTCAGGAGCGCAGGGGTGCGGATCGCGATCGACGACTTCGGCACCGGCTATTCGAACTTCGCCGCCCTGACGCAACTGCCGTTCGACGTGCTGAAGATCGACCGCAGCTTCGTCCGGGACGCGCTCGTGACGCCAGGCGCCCGGGTCGTGGTGGAGGCGGTGCTGGGCCTCGCCCGGAACCTGGACGTCGAGACGGTGGCGGAAGGCGTCGAGACCGAAGAGCAGCGCGCGTTCGTGACCGCGGGCGGGTGCACGTTTGGACAGGGCTACCTGTTCGGCCGGCCGATGCCCGGCGAGGCGTTCGAAGCCTGGTACGCGAACCGGCTCGGCGCGGAGCTGCGCGCCGTCGCAGCCGAGGCGCAGGGCCAGCTTTGGGGACGACACGCGGCCGCCCGCGCCGTCATCCCACCCTCGTCCGGCTTCGCTCAGCCCGCCGCGTCGTAGAGCGCGCAAGGGGGCGGCCGTCACGTCGCCGCGCGCGCATGCGTCATTGAGCCGACACGCCGAAGCGTCTAGAAGGCGCGGGCCGAACGCCATCTTCGGACCGCGAGGACGCAACGCATCATGACCGCCCCGAACGCTCCCCACGACACCGCCCGGATCCTGGTCGAGGCGCTTCCCTACATGCAGCGCTACGACGCCGCGACGGTGGTCGTGAAGTACGGCGGCAACGCCATGGGCGATTCCGACGCCGCGCGCTGGTTCGCGCAGGACGTCGCGATCCTGAAGGAGGTCGGCATCAACCCGGTGGTGGTGCACGGCGGCGGACCGCAGATCGGCCGCATGCTCGACCGGCTCGGCATCAAGAGCGAGTTCAAGGCGGGCCTGCGCGTCACCGACCAGGCGACCGTCGAGATCGTCGAGATGATCCTCGCCGGCGCGATCAACAAGAACATCGTGGCCTCCATCAACGCCGAGGGCGGGCGCGCCATCGGGCTGTCGGGCAAGGACGGCGGCATGGTGTTCGCCCGCAAGGTCAGCCGCAGCCTGATCAACCCGGAGACCGGCCAGGAAGAGGTCGTCGACCTCGGCTTCGTCGGCGAGCCGGCGGAGGTCGACCGCACCGTGCTCGACTGGGCGATCACCTCGGACTTCATCCCGGTCGTCGCCCCGGTCGCGGGATCGGCCGACGGACGAGAGACCTACAACGTCAACGCCGACACCTTCGCCGGCGCCATCGCCGGCGCGGTCGGCGCCAAGCGCCTCCTGATGCTGACCGACGTTCCGGGGGTGCTCGACCGCGACAAGAACCTCATCCAGCAGCTCTCGGTCGAGGAGGCCCGCCGGCTGATCGCCGACGGCACCGTGTCGGGCGGCATGATCCCGAAGGTCGAGACCTGCATCTACGCCGTCGAGCGCGGCGTGGAGGGCGTCGTCATCCTGGACGGCAAGACCCCGCACGCCGTGCTGATGGAGCTTCTGACGCCCGGCGGCGCCGGCACGCTGATCACGCGGTGAGCAACGTCGTCGATTTCCGCAAGGCGCAGAAGAAAAAAGCCGAGCCGAAACCCACGCCCGGCTCCCCCAAGCGGCGCTCCGTGGCCGAGTTCGCCTTGGCCGTCGGCCTGACGGGCGTGGCCATCTTCCTCGCGCCGACGCTATGGACGGGCGTCCCGGTCCATCTCCTGGCGGTGGTCAATCTGCTGGTCGCCGCGGTCTACGTGCAGCAGGGTCCGCGGCTGCTCGCAGGCCTCTGGATTGCGCTGTCTTTCGCGGTCCTTGCGGTCTTCAGCGAGGCGTCGCCGGTGGCCTACGCGCTTGGCGTGGCGTTCGCGACCTTCGGTTGAGCGCAGGCCCGGCGCAGCCTTGGAAAAGCCGTGAGGCGGGCCCACCTAAAATCGTTCATGAACGAGCGCCATGCTGTGCGCTCGATCTCGTCATGGACGCCCCTTGAATGACATCCTCGCCCGCATGAACGACCTGCCTGATCCCGCCGCCGTGGGGCGCCTTGCGGCGCATGCGGTCGTCGCCGAGGCCAAGGGGTTCGACCACGTCGACACCTGGGTGTTCGATCTCGACAACACGCTCTACCCCGCCTCCGCAGGGCTGTTCTCGCTGATCGACGCCAAGATGACGGCCTTCATCGCCGGCCGCTACGGTATCGACGGCCTGTCGGCGCGCGCGCTTCAGAAATACTACTACCGCACCTACGGCACGACGCTGCGCGGCCTGATGACGGAGGACGCGCTCGATCCGCACGCCTTTCTCGCCTTCGTGCACGACATCGACCATTCGGTGCTGACGCCCGCGCCCGACCTTGCGGCCGCGATCGCGCGGCTTCCCGGCCGCCGCTTCGTCCTGACCAACGGCTCGCGGCGCCACGCCGAGAACGTCGCGGCCAAGCTTGGCCTGCTCGAGCTGTTCGAAGACGTGTTCGACATCGCCGCGGCGAGCTTCGTGCCGAAGCCGGACCAGTCCGCCTACCAGACGTTTCTGGACCTCCACGGCGTGGAGCCCCGTCGGGCGGCGATGTTCGAGGACCTGTCGAAAAACCTCGTCGCGCCGCATGCGCTCGGCATGCGGACGGTGCTGGTCACCCCCAAGGCGGGCGAGCCGGACCTTGGCGAGCGGCTGACCGCGGCGGACGACGACCGCCGCGGCCCGCACGTGGACCACGTGACGGACGATTTGACCGGGTTCCTGTCGGCGCTGGCGCTCGTCGCCGCCGAATAGTCCGCGCGCGTCAGGCTTTGGTCGACCACGCCGCGGCTTGCGGGGAAGGGCGCGTCTCGTCATCTTGACGCTCCGGCGCCGGCAGAAGCGCCGCCGCCCCCGGGAGCCCCTCGCGACGATGGAAACGCCTACCGACTTCGAGGTCGCGGACGACGCGCCGAGCGCGCGGGCGGCCGAGACCGAAGCGATGGTCCGTGCGGCTTGGCTGTACTTCATCGGCGAGATGAACCAGAGCGAGATCGCCGACCGGCTGGGACTCTCCCGCGTGAAGGTCAACCGGCTGATCGCCGCCGCCCGCAGCGAGGGGGTGGTGGACGTGCGCATCGTCCATCCGTCGATCGCGCTGATCGAGCTCGAAAACCGGATGTGCCACGCCTACAAGCTCGATTCGTGCCGGGTCGTCCCGGCCGCGGGGGAGGGCGGCGAGTCCGAGATCGACAAGCGGTTCGTCGCCATCGCCGCCGCCGAGACGCTGGCCCGCGGCGTGGCGCAGAAGCCGGACGGCGTGTTCGCGCTGTCCTGGGGCACGACCATGGCCGCCGTCGCCCACGCCTACCGTGGGGCCCGCGCGCCGCGCGCCCGCTTCGTGTCGGTCATGGGATCGCTGACCCGCAAGGCGGCGTCCAACCCCTACGAGGTCGTCCACCGCATCGCAGAGCGCACCGGCGGGGAGGGCTACTTCATTCCGGCCCCCTATCTCGCCGACACCATGGCGGACCGCGAGGTGCTGATGGCGCAGCGCACGGTGCGGACATCGCTCGACCTCGCCCGCTCCGCCGACCTCGCCATGAGCGGCGTCACCGAAGCCACGCCGAACTCCTTTCTCGTCGCGCAGAAGCTCGTGACCATCGAGGAGCTGGAGGACTGCCGGGCGAACGGCGCGGTCGGCTCCTTCGCCGGCCTGTTCTTCGACCGCGACGGCCGCTTCGTGGACTGCGACGTCAACCGCCGCCGGGTCGGCGTGTCGGGCGAAACCTTCCGCGGGCTGAACACCGTCGGGATCGCCGCCGGCCGCTCCAAGATCGAATCCGTGCTGGCGGCGCTCCGGGGCGGCGTGTTCCGCCACCTCGTCACGGATGAGACGGTCGCGCGGGGCCTGCTCGCCGAGGCGGGGTGAGCGCTCGGATCAGCCGCGCGCGGCCAGCGCCTTCGCCCGAATGGCGCTGAGCGTCGTCGTCGGCGAGATCGCCTCCGGATCGAGCTTCACGTGGATCAACGCCGGCCGACCGGCGGCCCGCGCCTCGGCGAAGGCCGCTGCGAAGGCGCCCCGCTCGGAGACGGTGAAGCCCGCCGCGCCGTAGGCGCGGGCAAGCGCCGCGAAGTCGGGGTTCTCCAGCGCCGTGCCGAACGGCGCGCCGGGGTATTCCCGCTCCTGATGCATGCGGATCGTGCCGTACTGGCCGTTGTCGACGACCACCACAACGATCGCCAACCCGTATTGGGCGGCGGTCGCAAGCTCCTGGCCCGTCATCAAGAAACAGCCGTCGCCCGCGAACGCCACGACCTCGCGGTCCGGAAACAGCCGCTTCGCCGCGACGGCGGCCGGCACGCCGTATCCCATCGAGCCGGACGTCGGGGCCGCCTGGGAGCCATAGGCCCGGAAGCGGTGGAAGCGGTGGACCCAGGTGGCGTAGTTGCCGGCGCCGTTGCAGATCACCGCGTCCGCCGGCAGGGCGCGCAGCGCCTGCACCACCTCGTCCATCTGAACGGCGCCAGGATGTTCGGCGGCCGCCTCCGACCACGCGAGGTAGTCGGCGTGGGCCGCCGGCGTGTCGTCCTCCCAGGCGATCCGGTTCGGCGGCTGGACGCCTTCGAGCGCCGCGGCGAAGGCGTTGGGGGAGGCGTTGATCGCAAGGGCTGGCTGGTAGACGCGACCGAGCTCCAGCGGGTCGGCGTGCACATGCACGAGCGTCTGCCGCGGGGTGGGGATTTCAAGCGCGGTGTACCCCTGGCTTGGCATCTCGCCAAGGCGGCCGCCGATGAGCAGCACGAGGTCCGCCTCCGTCACCCGCGCGAGCAGGGCCGGATTCGGCCCGATCCCGAACTCGCCCGCATAGGAGGGGTGATCGGCTGGAAACAGCATCTGTCGGCGGAAGGTGACGGACACCGGCAGTTTGAACCGCTCCGCGAAGCGGGCGAGACTTTGCGCCGCCTTCGCCGACCAGCGCCCTCCGCCGACCAGCGCGATCGGGCGCTTCGCCGCCCAGAGCAGTTTCTGAAGCTGCGCCATGTCCGCGAGGCCGGGCCAGGTCTCGGCGGGAAAGACGGCGGCGGCGTCGGCGACCGTGGCGGTCTCCGTCAGCATGTCCTCCGGCAGCGCGATCACGACCGGCCCGGGGCGTCCTTGAGTCGCTGTGCGGATGGCGCGCGCGATCAGCTCGGGGATCCGGGCGGGGTCGTCGATCTCCACCGCCCATTTCGCGAGGCCGGCGAAGGTCTCGCGGTAGTCGAGCTCTTGAAACGCCTCGCGGCCGCGGAATCCGCGCTCGACCTGTCCCACGAACAGCAGCAGCGGCGTCGAGTCCTGCATGGCGACGTGCAGGCCGCTGGCGGCGTTGGTCGCGCCGGGGCCCCGGGTGACGAAGCAGACGCCGGGCCTGCCCGTGAGCCGCCCGGCCGCGTCCGCCATCATGGCGGCGCCGCCCTCCTGCCGGCAGGTGATGAAGTCAAAGCCGCCGCCGGCCCGCATGGCCTCCAGCACGGCGAGGTAGCTTTCGCCCGGCACCCCGAAGGCGGTCGTCAGCCCGTTCGCGCGCAGGGCGTCGACGAGGATTTCCGCGCCCGTGCGCGGCTGTGCGGACGCAAGCATCGGCTGGCCCCTGAACCGCCGCGTCGAGGGGGACGCGACTCATCGGAGGTTGTTTTAGCCGTTTTCGGTGGACGACGTCGTCCGGGAACGACGGGGCGCTACCGACCTAAACGCGCTCTCGCCCGCCAACTCCATGGAGCGCCGGGCGGCGAACGCGCGATAGAGATCGATCTCGATCGGCGAGGCCGCGCACTCCGGAACCGCCGCGGAGGCGGCGAGGGCGCCCTGTGGGCGCCAAGTTCGGATCGGATGATCTCGCGCGAAAAGCCGCTCCGCGAGCTCCTCGACGGCGTGTGGCGGTAGCTCGGAGTCCATGCGCCCTCCATCTCGGACGTTTCCGTCATGGAAACGCGGGCGCCGGACATCGGTTGCGCGGAACCGCGCGGCATGGTGAACGCGGGGTTAATCGCTGGCGACACTTGGGGTGCGGACAGCCCATGAAAAAAGGCTCCGGCGTTGCGCCGAAGCCTTTTTGCCGTCGCCCGCCGAGCGGCGGCTCGTCAGTCGTCGCGGTAGACCTTCTCCCGGCGCTCGTGGCGCTCCTGGGCCTCGATCGACAGCGTCGCGATCGGGCGCGCTTCGAGGCGGCGGAGAGAGATCGGCTCGCCGGTCTCCTCGCAGTAGCCATAGGACCGGTCGTCGATCCGTTCGAGCGCCGCGTCGATCTTGGCGATCAGCTTGCGCTGGCGGTCGCGGGCGCGAAGCTCGATCGCGCGATCGGTCTCCGACGACGCGCGGTCGACGATGTCGGGGTGGTTCTGGTTCTCGTCCTGCAGGTGCTCGAGCGTCTCGCGGCTCTCGCGCAGGATCTCCTCTTTCCAGTCCAGCAGCTTGTTCCGGAAGTAGACGCGCTGCCGGTCGTTCATGAACGGCTCGTCCTCGGACGGCCGGTAGTCGGTTGCCAAATCGACGCTCATTGATCAGCCTCTGGCGTTGCCGCTCGCAGGGTCCCGATGGCGCGGAATATAGCCATCCGACCACCCGACGACAATCACGGATTTTTCAGCGAACTATCTGATATTTAACACGTTTTCCGAAGTACGGGAAAACCCTGACGCTGGATCATGCACAAACTGCGCCGTTTCAGCCCCGCCGTTTGGCGAGTTCGACCCGCACGCGCAGGTCGATGGCGGCGAGCGTCTCGTCGAGCCCGGGGTCGCCGGTGCGCTCCCGACCGCCGTCCAGCCGCGCGGACATCATCGTGAGCGCGCGGTCGTCGACGCGGCCCTCGAGCAGCGCGAGCTTCAGCTCGTCCAGCGAGTCGAGCAGACCCCGGCCGCGCTTCACCGCCTTCCTGCGCCGCTCGGTCGGCGTCTCGATCATCTCCTGGAGCGCGATGAGGGCGTCGAGAGACGGCGCGGCGCGGAGGGGCGCCGCCCCTCGCGCGGCCTCGGCGCCCTGGGCGTCGGGCAGGCGGAACGCGCCGCCCGCCGCGGGCGTCCGTTGACCGCTCATCGGCGACGCCGTCGCCCGCCCCAGACCATCGACCCGCATCGTCGCCCGCCTCAGCGTCCGGATCTCGCCCGGCTCCTGAGCGATCGTGCCGAATTATGCTTAACCGCCGGTTAACCGGGCGGCAAAAAATGCCGGGCGGGGGTTGCTTCTTGCCGGGCCGGATGGGGCGCCCGCGGTCGCGCAGACTGGCGACGCGCCAAGAGCCGCAACGTTTTTCGGCCGCGGCACGGTCCTCGCATCGCAAGCGGCGCCAGACCGTCCCCGTCAGGGTCCCACGCCGCGATGCCCCGTTCCGCCCGTTCGTTCACAGCTCTCGCCGCCGCTCTCGCCATGGGGCTGGCGCCGCTCGCCCCGGCGCAGGCGGCGGACCCGGCCGAGGGCGTGGCGGTGCGCGGCGTCAGGGCGGAGCGGATCGCGCGCGCCGAGACGGCGAGGCCCGCGGAGCCGCGCGCCAACCCCTCCGTCGACATCGGTGGGCGCGGGGGCGCGACCTCCCGGATCAAGGATCTCACCGACGTCGAGGGCGTGCGCGAGAACCAGCTGGTCGGCTACGGGCTCGTGGTCGGCCTGAACGGCACCGGCGACAGCCTCAACGCCGCGCCCTTCACCAAGCAGAGCCTGCAGTCGATGCTGGAGCGGCTCGGCGTCAACACCCGCGGCGCGACGCTGCGCACCAAGAACGTCGCGGCCGTCATGGTCACCGCCAACCTGCCGGCTTTCGGCACGCAGGGCACCCGCATCGACGTCACGGTCTCCGCGCTCGGCGACGCCACCAGCCTGCAGGGCGGCACCCTCATCGTCACCCCGCTGATGGGCGCGGACGGCGAGGTCTATTCGGTCGCGCAAGGGTCGGTCGCCGTCATCGGCTTCAACGCGCAGGGCGAGGCGGCGCAGGTGGTGCGCGGCGTGCCGACGACGGGCCGCATCTCGAACGGCGGCCTGATCGAGCGCGAGATCCCCTTCACGCTGGCGAACCAGACGACGATCCGGCTCGCGCTGCGCAATCCCGACCTCACCACCGGCCGGCGCATCGCCTCGGCGATCAACGCCTTCATCGGCCCCAACGTCGCCGAGCCGATCGATCCCGCAACGGTCGCCCTGAACGTCCCCAAGGCCTACCACGGCAAGATCATCCAGCTGCTGACCGAGGTGGAGCAGCTCCGGGTCGAGCCGGACCAGATCGCCAAGATCGTCATCGACGAACGCTCAGGGATCATCGTGATGGGCCAGGACGTGCGCGTCTCGACCGTCGCGGTGGCGCAGGGCAACCTCACCGTGACCATCACCGAGGATCCGATCGCGAGCCAGCCGGAGCCGTTCTCGAACGGCGAGACCGTGGTGACGCCCCGGACGACGGTGTCCGTCGACACCGACGCCAACCGCCGCCTCGCGGTGCTGCGCGAAGGCGTGAACCTCAGGCAGCTGGTCGACGGGCTCAACGCCATCGGCGTCGGCCCGCGCGACCTGATCGCGATCCTTCAGGCCATCAAGGCCGCCGGCGCCCTGCAGGCCGAAATCGAGGTGATGTGATGACCGCAGCCGCGCCCGCCGCCGGGGCCTCAGTCTCCGCCGCGCCGACCGCCTACGCCGCGCATCCGCAGGCGAAGGCGGCCTCGAAGCTCGACGCCGCGGCCCAGGATTTCGAGGCCGTGTTCCTCACCCAGATGATGCAGGCCATGTTCACCGACGTCGGCGAGGAGGGCCCGCTCGGCGGCGGCGTGGGAACGGACGCCTACCGCTCCATGCTCGCGGACCAGTACGGCCGGAACATCGCCGCCTCCGGCGGGATCGGCATCGCCGCCCAGGTCCGCTCCGAACTCCTGTCCCTCCAGCAAGGGTCCTGACGCCGATGCTGTCTCGCCGCCGTTCCGTTCCCGCCGTCGCCAGGCCGCAACTCACCATCGAGGAGGCGGCGGAGCGGCTCGCCCGGATGTCGCAGACGGTGGCGCGCCTCACGGCGGTGATCGTCGAGGAGACCTCCCTGCTGAAGGCCGGCAAGTACGTCGCCGCGAGCGCCCTCGAGGCCCGCAAGGGCGAGCTGTCGAGCCGCTACGTGATGGACGTGGGCGCCGTGAAGGCGAGCGCGGACTCGGTCGCGGCGCAGCCCGCGGAGGTTTTGGAGGAGGCCGAGGCGCTTCACCTCGCCTTCCGCCAGGCGCTCGACGAAAACCTCGCGGTGCTCAGCGTCGCGCGGTCGGTCGCCGAGAACCTGATGCGCGGCGTCGCGCAGGAGCTCGCGGCCCGAAACGCGCCCACGACCTACGACGCGCGCGGCGGCGCCTATGGCCGTCCGGCGGCCGCCGCCCCCATGACTTTGTCGCGCCGAAGCTGAGTTTTTAAGCGAAGTTTTAACGGCTCGCGGGCCCGCGCGTTAACCCAACCTCCTAACGCGGCCTTAACACGCCGTCCGCTATGACTCTGGACACGCGGTCAATTCGTCCGCGCATTCGGAGCAGGGAGGACGCGATGGATGCCGCAATCGGTACGCTGAACTCGTCCGCCGTGACCCGCGCGGCGCCCGTCATGGAGACGGCCGAGCGGAGCTCGCAGCCCAGTCCTTCTCCGAAGCCGCCGGCGGCCTCGCCCGAACTCGCGAGCGAGCGACGCATCGATCTCGACTACGAGACCGGCAGTTTGATCTACCGGATGATCGACGTGACGAGCGGCGTGACCGTTCGGCAAACCCCCGACGAGGCCCGTCTCAAGCTGCGCGCCTACATCGACGGGATCGACGCGCCGCGGTCCGATCCGAGCGTCCAGCGCCTGGCCTGACGCCGTCGAGCCGGCCGACGCTTCCTTCACGCTGACGGCTGTTTCCGTTCCGCAGGCCGATCCCGGCGCCGTACCTTGGGCTCGAGAGCCATCGCGAGGCGCGCCGGCCTTGTCGGGGGAGGGGCGCCAGACGCTTCCTGCGCCGGCGGCCCTAGTTCTTGAGGCCTTCGGCGACGTTGCGGTTGATCGAGATGAGGGCGGTCATGCCGGCGGCCTCCGGGTTGATCTCGATCCGCGACGAGCGGTTCAGCGAGAACAGCGCGATGCGCCGCAGGTTGGCCTTGGTCTCGGCGTCGAGCGGGTTTTCCGCCCGCATCACGCTGCTCAGGAAGATCGTCCAGAGTTTCCGGTTAAACGTCGCCGCCTCACGCGCCGCCTTGCGGTCGAACGGCTCGGTGTTCTGGATGGCGGTGAAACGGGCGGCGGCCCTCAGAAGAAGCTGCGCGTCGCGCTCACGCGGGTTCGCCGTCCTCTGCGCCATCCGAGCGTACGCCTGCGCGCCGTTCTGCATGCTCGAAGATTCCCTTTTCATGCGCGACCAAGTTCCGCGCCTCACGGAAAGCTTTGTAAAGCGATCCCGTTAAAACGTGGTTATTGATCCGGTCGACGATCGGAAGCATGCTCGGCGCCGCGCGCACGGCGTCACGCGTAAGCGTCGTGTAGATCTTAGCGACTTTGTCGATTGATCCGGACAGATACATCATCTGAACCGCGTAGTAGATGCGCTTCGCGGGCGTATCGGCGTCCTTTTCCTTCAGGATGTCGCGCTCCCGCAGCACGGGATCGGAGCCGTCGATCAGGAGCTGGGTGCGCGCCGCGCCGTTGGTGACGACCGAGCGGCCGATAACGATCCGCTCGCCGGGCTTCAGTTCGACTTTCAGGGTCATGGCAACCTCTCGTCCAAGCGACGAGGCCCCAAACGACGAGCGGCGGAACCAGAGGTCCCGCCGTTTCGTCTCCGAGCCCGCGCCGCGCCTACTGCAGCAGCTGGAGAACCGCGGATTCCTGCTGGGTCGAAATCGACAGCGAGGAGACGATGAGCGACTGGCGGGTCTGCAGGGTCGCCAGGTTCGCCGCTTCCTCGTTCGTGTCGGCGCCCGTCAGCGCCAGCGCGCCGTCTTCGAGGGTGCCGATCATGCTCTTGGTGAAGTCCTCGCGGGTCTGCACGATCTGCAACTGCGAGCCGAACTTGGCGGACTGGTCCTCGACCGTCTGCATCGCGGCCTCGATCCGGTCGATCACCGAGTTGATCGACGCCGAGTCGTAGAAGTCTTCCGCGCTGATGCTGTCGAGGCCAAGGCCTTCGGCGCTGAACTCGACGCCCTTGACCTCGAGCTGCGAGCTGCCGCTCTCGTTGAAGACGATGGAAAGGTCGTCGCCGTTCAGGAGGTTGACGCCGTTGTAGTCCGAGTCCTGGGCGAGCTTCAGGATCTCCTCGAGAGCCGAGTTGTAGTCGTCGGCGTAGTTGGAGCGAACTTCCGCGGCGCTCTGGTCGAGCACCGGCGCCGAGAAGGCGCCGGATGCGAAGGCCGCGGCGGCCCCTATCGCGCTGCCGGTCGCGACCTTGGGCACGGAGTTCGCGATCGCGTTCGTGGTCTCGAACACCAGCTGGGCGTCGTCGTCGCCCTCGTTGTCGACCGACGCCTGAAGCTGGACGTCGTTGGTCTTCAGCCAGCTGTTCAGCTCGTCGATGGTGTCGACGTTGTCGGCGCCCTTCGAGGAGGCGAAGGTGACGGTCTTCAGCGCCCCGTACTTGTCGGCGAAGGTGAGCGTGGTGTCCTTCAGCGCGCTCGCGCCGGAGGTGGTCGTTGCAAGCGTGCCGTTGGTCGAGGACACGGAGGTCGTGGTGGCGCCGTCGGCGATCAGGCCGAGCGAGTCGAGCAGCGTGGAGCTGCCCCCGATGTTGATGTCGTCGCCGCTCTCAAGCTCGAACTCCAGCACGCCCGCATTGTCGGTGACGCTGAGGCCGGTGATGTTGAGCGAGTCGATCTTGGTCTTGACCTGGGCCGCCGTGTCGTTGGCCGAGATATTGACCGTCGCGCCGTTGACCGTGAGCGCGCCGCCGGAGTGGGTGGCGTCCGTCGCTTCGACGCCGGCGAAGGTCGTCGAGACCGCCGCCGTCGTGGTGTCGTTCGAGAGCAGGTTGTCGCCCTGCAGCCCGCTCATCACCACCGATTTCAGCTGGGCCTTGGTGTCGACCGCGAGTTCGGACTGCTGGGCGGAGCGCGCCGTGGACTTCAGCGATTCGAGGATGTCGCTGATGCCCTTTATGCCGTTGTCCGCCGCTTCGAGCGTCTGGACCGAGTTCGACACGTTGTCGAGCAGGGTGCCGAGATCGCCGGAGCGTCTTTCCAGCGACTTCGCCGTGAAGAAGCTCGAGGGGTTGTCGAGGGCCGAATTGACCTTCTTGCCCGTCGAGAGACGTTCTTCGGTGCGATTGAGCAGTTCGGTCGTCGACTGCATCGTGCGCAGATTGGACCGGACTGCGGAGTTAAGAGCGATGTCGGCCATCGGGAGGCTCCAGGAACGACGCGTCGCACAAGGCGTTTGACGGTGAACATAGTCCGTTAACCTTAATCAGGAGTTAAGGTTAACGGCCTGCTAAACACGTCGCGTCGATCCGGCGCCTCTTCTCGCCGGGCTTGAATTTACTTCTATTTCAATTGGTTGCGCCCGGATCGCGGTTCGGGCGTCGCTCCGTGACGTTTCACGTCGTTAGAGAATTGCGACCGTCGCGCGCCAGAGAAGACATCGCCCGAATCAGCGGTCGGAAACGCCGATAGCGGCAGGAGCCGAAGCTCCCGCCGCCGGGCCGTCCGCGAAGAGCGAAGCGCGATTACTGGATCAGCTGGAGGACGTTCTGTTCCTGGCTGGTGGAGATCGAGAGCGAGGAGGTGATCAGCGACTGGCGGGTCTGCAGGGTCGCCAGGTTCGCGGCTTCCTCGTTGGTGTCGGCGCCGGTGAGGGCGTAGGAGCCGTCCTCGAGGGTGCCGATCATGTCCTTGGTGAAGGACTCGCGGGTCTCGACCACCGAGAGCTGCGAGCCGAGGCGCGAGGACAGGCTGTCGAGCGAGTTGAGCGCGTCGTTCAGTTTGCCGACGACCTTTTCGATCTTCGAGGAGTCGAGGAAGTTCTCGATGTCGATGTCGTCGAGCGAGAGCACGTCCATGATGTCGACGCCGCCGATCTCCAGCTTGGACGAGCCGTCTTCGTTGAAGGTCACCGACAGGTCGTCGCCGTTGAGCAGGTTGACGCCGTTGTAGCTGGCGTCCTTGGCGAGCTCCGCGATCTGGGACTTCAGGTCGTTGTAGTCGTTGACGTAGTCTTGGCGGGTCGACTTGCCGTCATCGTCGAGAACCGCCTCGGCAGTC is drawn from Methylopila sp. 73B and contains these coding sequences:
- the argB gene encoding acetylglutamate kinase, whose translation is MTAPNAPHDTARILVEALPYMQRYDAATVVVKYGGNAMGDSDAARWFAQDVAILKEVGINPVVVHGGGPQIGRMLDRLGIKSEFKAGLRVTDQATVEIVEMILAGAINKNIVASINAEGGRAIGLSGKDGGMVFARKVSRSLINPETGQEEVVDLGFVGEPAEVDRTVLDWAITSDFIPVVAPVAGSADGRETYNVNADTFAGAIAGAVGAKRLLMLTDVPGVLDRDKNLIQQLSVEEARRLIADGTVSGGMIPKVETCIYAVERGVEGVVILDGKTPHAVLMELLTPGGAGTLITR
- a CDS encoding pyrimidine 5'-nucleotidase gives rise to the protein MNDLPDPAAVGRLAAHAVVAEAKGFDHVDTWVFDLDNTLYPASAGLFSLIDAKMTAFIAGRYGIDGLSARALQKYYYRTYGTTLRGLMTEDALDPHAFLAFVHDIDHSVLTPAPDLAAAIARLPGRRFVLTNGSRRHAENVAAKLGLLELFEDVFDIAAASFVPKPDQSAYQTFLDLHGVEPRRAAMFEDLSKNLVAPHALGMRTVLVTPKAGEPDLGERLTAADDDRRGPHVDHVTDDLTGFLSALALVAAE
- a CDS encoding sugar-binding transcriptional regulator — its product is METPTDFEVADDAPSARAAETEAMVRAAWLYFIGEMNQSEIADRLGLSRVKVNRLIAAARSEGVVDVRIVHPSIALIELENRMCHAYKLDSCRVVPAAGEGGESEIDKRFVAIAAAETLARGVAQKPDGVFALSWGTTMAAVAHAYRGARAPRARFVSVMGSLTRKAASNPYEVVHRIAERTGGEGYFIPAPYLADTMADREVLMAQRTVRTSLDLARSADLAMSGVTEATPNSFLVAQKLVTIEELEDCRANGAVGSFAGLFFDRDGRFVDCDVNRRRVGVSGETFRGLNTVGIAAGRSKIESVLAALRGGVFRHLVTDETVARGLLAEAG
- a CDS encoding thiamine pyrophosphate-binding protein, whose translation is MLASAQPRTGAEILVDALRANGLTTAFGVPGESYLAVLEAMRAGGGFDFITCRQEGGAAMMADAAGRLTGRPGVCFVTRGPGATNAASGLHVAMQDSTPLLLFVGQVERGFRGREAFQELDYRETFAGLAKWAVEIDDPARIPELIARAIRTATQGRPGPVVIALPEDMLTETATVADAAAVFPAETWPGLADMAQLQKLLWAAKRPIALVGGGRWSAKAAQSLARFAERFKLPVSVTFRRQMLFPADHPSYAGEFGIGPNPALLARVTEADLVLLIGGRLGEMPSQGYTALEIPTPRQTLVHVHADPLELGRVYQPALAINASPNAFAAALEGVQPPNRIAWEDDTPAAHADYLAWSEAAAEHPGAVQMDEVVQALRALPADAVICNGAGNYATWVHRFHRFRAYGSQAAPTSGSMGYGVPAAVAAKRLFPDREVVAFAGDGCFLMTGQELATAAQYGLAIVVVVVDNGQYGTIRMHQEREYPGAPFGTALENPDFAALARAYGAAGFTVSERGAFAAAFAEARAAGRPALIHVKLDPEAISPTTTLSAIRAKALAARG
- the dksA gene encoding RNA polymerase-binding protein DksA gives rise to the protein MSVDLATDYRPSEDEPFMNDRQRVYFRNKLLDWKEEILRESRETLEHLQDENQNHPDIVDRASSETDRAIELRARDRQRKLIAKIDAALERIDDRSYGYCEETGEPISLRRLEARPIATLSIEAQERHERREKVYRDD
- a CDS encoding flagellar assembly protein FliX, encoding MRVDGLGRATASPMSGQRTPAAGGAFRLPDAQGAEAARGAAPLRAAPSLDALIALQEMIETPTERRRKAVKRGRGLLDSLDELKLALLEGRVDDRALTMMSARLDGGRERTGDPGLDETLAAIDLRVRVELAKRRG
- a CDS encoding flagellar basal body P-ring protein FlgI translates to MPRSARSFTALAAALAMGLAPLAPAQAADPAEGVAVRGVRAERIARAETARPAEPRANPSVDIGGRGGATSRIKDLTDVEGVRENQLVGYGLVVGLNGTGDSLNAAPFTKQSLQSMLERLGVNTRGATLRTKNVAAVMVTANLPAFGTQGTRIDVTVSALGDATSLQGGTLIVTPLMGADGEVYSVAQGSVAVIGFNAQGEAAQVVRGVPTTGRISNGGLIEREIPFTLANQTTIRLALRNPDLTTGRRIASAINAFIGPNVAEPIDPATVALNVPKAYHGKIIQLLTEVEQLRVEPDQIAKIVIDERSGIIVMGQDVRVSTVAVAQGNLTVTITEDPIASQPEPFSNGETVVTPRTTVSVDTDANRRLAVLREGVNLRQLVDGLNAIGVGPRDLIAILQAIKAAGALQAEIEVM
- a CDS encoding rod-binding protein, coding for MTAAAPAAGASVSAAPTAYAAHPQAKAASKLDAAAQDFEAVFLTQMMQAMFTDVGEEGPLGGGVGTDAYRSMLADQYGRNIAASGGIGIAAQVRSELLSLQQGS